ttttgcaaccctacagtATGGGCAGTCACTACAAAACATGGTCATTATGGATAACCAGCTAGTAATGAGCTGCTGGAATAGGGTAGTTGGCTCCTTGTAGGGTAGCCCATCAGTCTCATTAACTATAAATGGCACTGTGGATGCCATCGGAAGTCTAACCCCTAAGGAGATAGGCCTCACTTAACTATTGCTTAGTCTACCATATCCTTTATTACCACAATAACGGACTAATATCCATTACTACTCTCAACACATGCTCACTATGGTAATTCAACATATAGCATTCACAAATAAGACGTTTCCCAACACGTGTATGCGTGGGTTTGTTGTAGTGGtggtgagggagtgtgtgtgtgagcaagtgCAGTGATGGTTACGCTTTTCATATTACCTGGTGAAAAAATCAGAGATTCCAAAATTCTTAGAAGAGGACAGAACTGTCGACCCGTCGGGGAGTTTCTCTGGGGCACTTTGACGACGACCGATATCATAAGTGTTTCTAGAGCAGTCAGCACCCCCCTCATCTCCAAATAACATGTCCCCATCCTCCGGGCTGAGAGGGGTGGCATCACAGCTGAGAGAGACTGTGATGTTTGGGTTAGTCCTGAGGCTGAGAGGCCTAGCTGGGAGACTGCACTCACTCAAATCCTCTCTCATGCTGGGTTCTGTGTTTGGACTGTTGCTGGTGTTTTCAGAAAGTGTTGACGGAGAGGGAGACGGGAGTTTGGCACTCGATTCTGAAGGGACACCCTCAGAGTCCGGAACACTACTCGCTGCATTGGGGGGCTTGGCAGCTGCTGGGGGAGCTCCCTCTGGGCTGCCAGGGATGTTTTGGCGCTGCAGATTAGAAGCATGCACCACGACGACATCAAATGGAACATTTGTGGTTCTTTCTGAGGAAACAGCATCAAAATCACATGTAGCTTCAGTGTTTACAGTATGCAGGCCACCATTTACTTCCATGACAGAGCAGTCAAGTCCTTGGCATAGCAGTCGGTTGCATGTGTCCATCTGGCTACAATAATCAGTATCTACATCTGTAGACCAATCATCATTTGATAAATAACAATCCATATCCCCGTTGGCCATCTTCATGTCCAAATCAACAGAGTCTGTGAACGTGTAATTCTGTTGATGGTTGTCTATAGGCCTACATGACAATGGAAAGAGAGATGGCGGCTGTGGCCCTGGCTCCATATTAGAATCCCCCTCTTTCAGTGTACCCGAGTTGGAATCTTGAGTCTCCCCCTCATAATCCAGTTTTCCCCGCTGTGAAACACGAGCCAGCTGCAGTAACATTCCGTTCCCCTCCTCGTGTCTGTAGGCGTTTGCAGCTGTGTCTGAGCAGGAAAAGGGCCCCCCGCTCCCCCCTCCGTCAGCTTCAGACCCGACCATCAGCTGAACCGATGACTCAGTAAAACCATTAAGTCTGTGGTCGTTCGGGTGCGGTGGGTCGTTGCACAGGTCTGAAATTACACCGCTTTCATTCATCTTAGTGGGGAGACAGTCTGCAACCAAATCCCGCATTATTGTATTCCCAACTCGGACGTTCTGCGATGGTAACACGACACAGTCAACGATTGGATTCTTCCCATTGCTGGCTATATAAACATAACCTTTCCCCGTTTGACCCTCATCCGCCGCGCATACTCGGCTTCCGTTGTCGTCCAATGGGCGAGGCGTTGCTATTATATTACAGTCGGCATGTGAACCGTAAGATTTACCTGCCTCTTCGTTTTCGTTGACATCGACGGGCAAAACAAGAACCACATCTCCATGTTCTGCTGTTTCCATTTCATGTACCCTCCGCGAAGCTAGTTACAGCTTCGGACATAAAATCCTGCAGCGTCGCCCTCTCGGACGTCTGAGCTCCCAGTCTTCGTTGTTCTTTGAGAGCGTGACCATGTTTTGTAGTCTGTCGTTTTTAATCTGGCAGACCCACAAAAACAGCATACTGTTTTGAGGAACGTTTGGTCAAAATAACATTTCAATCGGGCCTGTGCTGTAACAGATTAATGCAATCCCCATGTACTAGTCAGCAGCACTAATACCACAACCAGTAGCCATTTTGAAGTGTTCATGACGTCACGTCTTTCCCAACTCGCTAAACCCAAAATCAGATGTCTTGGATACGAAGTGACATCTTCTTTTGAGAAAGCGTAATTACATCTAGGAATAAACCACAGGCTACATACTCTGTGGAATAAACGTGCATGATATTCTTCTGTGATAGCCTATTGATATAGCTTGCCTACCTTTTTCAATAGTTGAACCAAAGACAATAACCCTTTGGTTGAATAGTGGCCATATTTTATTTAGGCTGGATTGTATTTTTCTTTTATAGAGGGAAAAGGGAGTTATGTATTTGAGTGTGTGATACCAATTAATCGTCTGAAAGTTGTCCACgtttgctctgtctctctcgtgcTCAAGTTCTCGGTGGAACCGCCAGAGGACGTTGTGACCACGCTTGAAACACGACTTTCATTTATACAACCATTGTATTCACGAAGTGCAGTAGGCTTAggccatataaactcagcaaaaaaagaaacgtccctttttcaggaccctgcctTTCAAAggtaattcgtaaaaatccaaataacttcacagatcttcattgtaaagagtttaaacactgtttcccatgcttgttcaatgaaccatacacAATTAAtggacatgcacctgtggaatggtcattaagacactaacagcttatagatggtaagcaattaaggtcacagttatgaaaacttaggacactaaagaggcttttctactgactctgaaaaacaccaaaagaaatatgcccagggtccctgctcatctgtgtgaatgtgccttaggcatgctgcaaggaagcatgaggactgcagatgtggccagcgCAATAAATTGCGATattcgtactgtgagacgcctaagacagcgctacagagaggcaggacggacagctgatcttcctcgcagtggcagaccacgtgtaacaacacctgcacaggatcggtatatccgaacatcacacctgcgggacaggtacaggatgtcaacaacaactgcccgagttacaccaggaacgtacaatccctccatcagtcctcagactgtccgcaataggctgagagaggctggactgagggcttgtaggttgtaaggcaggtcctcaccagacagcACAAACCCACccttgctggaccagacagggctGGCAAAAAGttctcttcactgacaagtcgtggttttgtctcacgaggggtgatggtcggattcgcatttatcgtcgaaggaatgagcgttacaccgaggcctgtactctggagcggtatcaatttggaggtggagggttcgtcatggtctggggtgatgtgtcacagcatcattggactgagcttgttgtcattgcaggcaatctcaagaCATCCTCCTGCCTCATGTGGTATccctcctgcaggctcatcctgacatgaccctccagcatgataatgccaccagccatactgcctgttctgtgtgtgatttcctgcaggacaggaatgtcagtgttctgccatgaccagcgaagagcccggatctcaatcccattgagcacgtctgggacctgttggatcggagggtgtgGACTAGAGCCATTCCCCCGAGAAatttccgggaacttgcaggtgccttggtggaagagtggagtaacatctcacagcaagaactggccaatttggtgcagtccatgaggaggagatgcactgcagtacttaatgcagctggtggccacaccagatactgactgttacttttgattttgactccccctttgttcagggacacattccatttctgtttgtcacgtctgtggaacttgttcagtttatgtctcagttgttgaatcagtattcagacctcttgacttcttccacattttcttacgttacagcgttattttaaaatggattaaatgaacatttttcctaatcaatctacacacaataccacaaaatgacaaagtgaaaacaggtttagacatttttgcaaatgtataaaatataaaaaacagaaataccttatttacgtaagtattcagaccctttgctatgagactcgaaattgagctcaggtgcatcctgtttccattgatcatcattgagatgtttctacagcttgattggaatccacctgtggtaaattcaattgactggacatgatttggaaagacacacacctgtctatataaaaggtcccacagttgacagtgcatgtcagagcaaaaaccaagccatgaggtcaaaggaaaggttcgtagagctccgagacaggcttgtgtcgaggaacagatctgcgtaagggtaccaaaaaatgtctgcagcattgaaggtccccaaaaacacagtggctgtcattattaaatggaagaagtttggaaccaccaagacttcctagagctggccacctgaccaaactgagcaatcaggggagaagggccttggtcagggagttgaccaaaaACATGATGcccactctaacagagctccagaattcctctgtggagatgggagaaccttccagaaggacaaccatctctgcagcactacaccaatcaggcctttatggtagagggccccagacggaagccactcctcagtaaaagacacatgacagtgtgcttggagtttgccaaaaggcacctaaagactctcagaccatgagaaacacgattctctggtctgatgaaaccaagattcctggcttaggaaggccaccaaaaattctgacatttccatccccaattacaacatcttccgacaagatagaactgccaaagggggcggtgttgcaatctaccgAAGAGATagcatgcagagttctgtcatactatccaggtctgtgcccaaacaattcgagcttctacttttaaaaatccacctttccagaaatatgtctctcactgttgccgcttgctatagacccccctcagcccccagctgtgccctggacaccatatgtgaattgattgccccccatctatcttcagagttcgtactgttaggtgacctaaactgggatatgcttaacaccccggccgtcctacaatctaagctaggcCCTCAATCTCAAACAAATGATcaagaacctaccaggtacaaccccaaatccgtaaccatgggcaccctcaaagatatcatcctgaccaacttgccctctaaatacacctctgctgtcttcaaccatgatctcagcgatcactgcctcattgcctgcattcgtaatgggtctgcggtcaaacgaccacccctcatcactgtcaaatgctccctaaaacacttaaacgagcaggcctttctaatcgacctggcccgggtatcctggaaggatgtttacctcatcccgtcagtagaggatgcctggttgctttttaaaagtgttttcctcaccatcttaaataagcatgccccattcaaaaaatgtagaactaagaacagatatagcccttgcttcaccccagacttgactggccttgaccagcacaaaaacatcctgtggcgtactgcattagcatcgaatagcccccgcgatatgcaacttttcagggaagtcaggaaccaatatacacagtcagttaggaaagctaaggctagctttttcaaagagaaatttgcatcctgtagcactaattccaaaaagtttggggacactgtaaagtccatggagaataagagcgcgtcctcccagctgcccactgcactgaggctaggaaacactgtcatcaCCGATAAATGTacgataatcgaaaatttcaataagcattttcctaaggctggccatgc
This portion of the Salvelinus namaycush isolate Seneca chromosome 22, SaNama_1.0, whole genome shotgun sequence genome encodes:
- the tbc1d12a gene encoding TBC1 domain family member 14 isoform X3, which translates into the protein METAEHGDVVLVLPVDVNENEEAGKSYGSHADCNIIATPRPLDDNGSRVCAADEGQTGKGYVYIASNGKNPIVDCVVLPSQNVRVGNTIMRDLVADCLPTKMNESGVISDLCNDPPHPNDHRLNGFTESSVQLMVGSEADGGGSGGPFSCSDTAANAYRHEEGNGMLLQLARVSQRGKLDYEGETQDSNSGTLKEGDSNMEPGPQPPSLFPLSCRPIDNHQQNYTFTDSVDLDMKMANGDMDCYLSNDDWSTDVDTDYCSQMDTCNRLLCQGLDCSVMEVNGGLHTVNTEATCDFDAVSSERTTNVPFDVVVVHASNLQRQNIPGSPEGAPPAAAKPPNAASSVPDSEGVPSESSAKLPSPSPSTLSENTSNSPNTEPSMREDLSECSLPARPLSLRTNPNITVSLSCDATPLSPEDGDMLFGDEGGADCSRNTYDIGRRQSAPEKLPDGSTVLSSSKNFGISDFFTRNLFSRKPKEPKPPSQNAPGWRLFGKVPLKENTTKDPKDSFTIQQEYQVKVGPAPGPQVQLSAARRKNLEFEPLSTTALILEDRPSNLPAKSVEEAMRHRQEYDEMVAGAKRRELKEAQKKKRQMKERFKQEDSIANAMVIWNNDVLPNWDCMRNTRRVRELWWQGLPPSVRGRVWSLAIGNELNITPELFEIFLSRAKERWKSFSETSSENETEDSGSLQADRESSLDLIKLDISRTFPSLFIFQKNPHTVHGCFYPGVVCGSFCSSMYSSHWIAGSAGVDIDCATVVWSVLGLFEHLGTYAKAI
- the tbc1d12a gene encoding TBC1 domain family member 12 isoform X1 translates to METAEHGDVVLVLPVDVNENEEAGKSYGSHADCNIIATPRPLDDNGSRVCAADEGQTGKGYVYIASNGKNPIVDCVVLPSQNVRVGNTIMRDLVADCLPTKMNESGVISDLCNDPPHPNDHRLNGFTESSVQLMVGSEADGGGSGGPFSCSDTAANAYRHEEGNGMLLQLARVSQRGKLDYEGETQDSNSGTLKEGDSNMEPGPQPPSLFPLSCRPIDNHQQNYTFTDSVDLDMKMANGDMDCYLSNDDWSTDVDTDYCSQMDTCNRLLCQGLDCSVMEVNGGLHTVNTEATCDFDAVSSERTTNVPFDVVVVHASNLQRQNIPGSPEGAPPAAAKPPNAASSVPDSEGVPSESSAKLPSPSPSTLSENTSNSPNTEPSMREDLSECSLPARPLSLRTNPNITVSLSCDATPLSPEDGDMLFGDEGGADCSRNTYDIGRRQSAPEKLPDGSTVLSSSKNFGISDFFTRNLFSRKPKEPKPPSQNAPGWRLFGKVPLKENTTKDPKDSFTIQQEYQVKVGPAPGPQVQLSAARRKNLEFEPLSTTALILEDRPSNLPAKSVEEAMRHRQEYDEMVAGAKRRELKEAQKKKRQMKERFKQEDSIANAMVIWNNDVLPNWDCMRNTRRVRELWWQGLPPSVRGRVWSLAIGNELNITPELFEIFLSRAKERWKSFSETSSENETEDSGSLQADRESSLDLIKLDISRTFPSLFIFQKGGPYHDLLHSVLGAYTCYRPDVGYVQGMSFIAAVLILNLEEADAFIAFANLLNKPCQMAFFRVDHDLMLKYFAAFEVFFEENLPRLFNHFQTNNLTPDLYLIDWIFTLYSKSLPLDVACRVWDVFCRDGEECLFRTGLGILRLYQEVLLQMDFIHMAQFLTRLPDDIAADNLFSCITATQMLSSNRKWGQVFSALMKDGNKEVANHSPAPRS
- the tbc1d12a gene encoding TBC1 domain family member 12 isoform X2, coding for METAEHGDVVLVLPVDVNENEEAGKSYGSHADCNIIATPRPLDDNGSRVCAADEGQTGKGYVYIASNGKNPIVDCVVLPSQNVRVGNTIMRDLVADCLPTKMNESGVISDLCNDPPHPNDHRLNGFTESSVQLMVGSEADGGGSGGPFSCSDTAANAYRHEEGNGMLLQLARVSQRGKLDYEGETQDSNSGTLKEGDSNMEPGPQPPSLFPLSCRPIDNHQQNYTFTDSVDLDMKMANGDMDCYLSNDDWSTDVDTDYCSQMDTCNRLLCQGLDCSVMEVNGGLHTVNTEATCDFDAVSSERTTNVPFDVVVVHASNLQRQNIPGSPEGAPPAAAKPPNAASSVPDSEGVPSESSAKLPSPSPSTLSENTSNSPNTEPSMREDLSECSLPARPLSLRTNPNITVSLSCDATPLSPEDGDMLFGDEGGADCSRNTYDIGRRQSAPEKLPDGSTVLSSSKNFGISDFFTRNLFSRKPKEPKPPSQNAPGWRLFGKVPLKENTTKDPKDSFTIQQEYQVKVGPAPGPQVQLSAARRKNLEFEPLSTTALILEDRPSNLPAKSVEEAMRHRQEYDEMVAGAKRRELKEAQKKKRQMKERFKQEDSIANAMVIWNNDVLPNWDCMRNTRRVRELWWQGLPPSVRGRVWSLAIGNELNITPDSGSLQADRESSLDLIKLDISRTFPSLFIFQKGGPYHDLLHSVLGAYTCYRPDVGYVQGMSFIAAVLILNLEEADAFIAFANLLNKPCQMAFFRVDHDLMLKYFAAFEVFFEENLPRLFNHFQTNNLTPDLYLIDWIFTLYSKSLPLDVACRVWDVFCRDGEECLFRTGLGILRLYQEVLLQMDFIHMAQFLTRLPDDIAADNLFSCITATQMLSSNRKWGQVFSALMKDGNKEVANHSPAPRS